A region from the Parasphingopyxis sp. CP4 genome encodes:
- a CDS encoding helix-turn-helix transcriptional regulator — MDDGDPRMVLQRLARERGDDFSALSRLIGRNAAYIQQFIRRGTPKRLSEEDRHTLAEYFGIDESLLGAPAPRVTRKNPHQLQSIGKDMIAISQYSVQASAGPGALTADEGELSHIAFPERWLRRLSGGDPARLSIITVSGDSMEPTLSDGDEILVSADDGADQLRDGIYVLRVDNALIVKRVAMNPANRRFTIKSDNEGYPDWLDCDLASLEIVGRVVWAGRRLA, encoded by the coding sequence ATGGATGACGGTGATCCCCGCATGGTTTTGCAGCGCCTAGCGCGGGAGCGAGGCGACGATTTTTCGGCGCTTTCGCGACTGATTGGAAGAAATGCAGCCTATATTCAACAGTTTATAAGGCGCGGTACTCCAAAACGTCTTTCCGAAGAGGATCGTCACACACTAGCGGAATATTTCGGCATCGACGAATCACTTCTCGGCGCGCCGGCACCTCGGGTGACTAGGAAAAATCCTCATCAGCTACAATCAATTGGCAAGGATATGATCGCGATCAGCCAATATTCGGTTCAGGCGTCAGCCGGGCCGGGGGCGTTGACAGCCGACGAGGGAGAATTGTCACATATCGCGTTTCCAGAACGCTGGTTGAGGCGCTTGTCCGGAGGTGATCCGGCTCGGTTGTCGATAATCACGGTATCTGGCGATTCCATGGAGCCGACCCTCTCGGACGGCGATGAGATCCTTGTCAGCGCAGATGACGGTGCTGATCAATTGCGCGACGGGATATATGTCTTGCGGGTCGATAATGCGCTGATCGTGAAACGGGTCGCGATGAATCCGGCAAACCGGCGCTTTACAATCAAGAGCGACAATGAGGGGTATCCCGACTGGCTCGACTGTGACCTGGCTTCATTGGAGATCGTGGGCCGGGTAGTTTGGGCCGGCCGTCGACTAGCCTAG
- a CDS encoding TIGR04063 family PEP-CTERM/XrtA system glycosyltransferase — MHSGYSFRTRAILKAQIARGWDVAGVTGARHTAEGPDVETVDGLTFYRTRAPETMTTPIREWREIALLADRIDDVVAEWKPDQLHVHSPVLNALAALRVARRRELPLIYEIRAFWEDAAVGNGTGTRNSARYWLTRMFETHAAHQADAVAVICEGLRQDLIRRGVDGDKIMVSPNGVDMGLFGNPPPVDPGLAQSLGLKGKEVTGFVGSFYDYEGLDDLIAAMPRLIMARPDSHLLLVGGGPMDAELRAQAEASDVADHIHFTGRVPHDEVERYYGLIDILAYPRKKMRLTDLVTPLKPLEAMAQKRLVAASDVGGHRELIEDGVTGTLFPPDDPDALAAALADMFANRGVWEERRRAARTFVERDRNWSSNISRYAPVYQKLTGKAV; from the coding sequence ATGCACAGCGGTTATAGCTTCCGCACGCGTGCCATATTGAAGGCTCAAATCGCTCGCGGATGGGACGTTGCCGGGGTTACCGGTGCACGCCACACTGCGGAAGGGCCGGATGTAGAAACGGTCGATGGGCTCACATTCTACCGCACCCGGGCCCCGGAAACGATGACGACACCGATCCGGGAATGGCGCGAAATTGCATTGCTGGCGGATCGGATCGACGATGTGGTCGCCGAGTGGAAGCCTGATCAGTTGCATGTCCATTCCCCAGTGCTCAATGCGCTGGCTGCCTTGCGCGTTGCCCGCCGCCGCGAATTGCCGTTGATTTATGAAATCCGGGCTTTTTGGGAAGATGCGGCTGTTGGAAATGGCACCGGTACGAGAAACTCGGCACGCTACTGGCTCACGCGCATGTTTGAGACACACGCGGCGCATCAAGCTGATGCGGTAGCCGTAATTTGCGAGGGATTAAGACAGGACCTTATCCGCCGCGGCGTGGATGGCGACAAGATCATGGTGTCGCCTAATGGCGTGGACATGGGGCTTTTCGGCAATCCACCGCCGGTTGATCCTGGTCTTGCGCAGTCGCTGGGTCTCAAAGGCAAAGAGGTAACTGGCTTTGTCGGCAGCTTCTATGATTATGAGGGCTTGGACGATCTGATCGCGGCGATGCCGCGGCTCATCATGGCGCGTCCGGATTCACATCTGCTGCTTGTCGGCGGCGGTCCAATGGACGCTGAGTTGCGCGCCCAGGCCGAAGCATCGGATGTTGCCGACCATATCCATTTCACTGGCCGTGTCCCGCATGATGAGGTGGAACGCTATTACGGCCTGATCGATATTCTGGCCTATCCGCGCAAGAAAATGCGTCTCACGGATCTGGTAACACCACTCAAGCCATTGGAAGCGATGGCGCAGAAGCGATTGGTTGCCGCGTCCGATGTGGGTGGTCACCGCGAGTTGATCGAAGACGGGGTGACCGGCACTTTATTCCCGCCAGATGATCCAGACGCCTTGGCCGCTGCACTCGCAGATATGTTTGCAAATCGCGGTGTTTGGGAAGAACGGCGCCGCGCGGCCCGTACATTTGTCGAACGCGATCGTAACTGGTCGTCAAACATTTCGCGTTATGCCCCTGTTTACCAAAAACTTACCGGCAAGGCGGTCTAG
- a CDS encoding autotransporter assembly complex family protein codes for MTAAILPGRAFVGSLFILSIATVPFVAHAQLVPERATDESATGVDLLEIRDRSAVSTANGFDESAPMTEISDFSVAWPDMVDGSDAVTGGVDSGSISTQQRYSVSLRGLDGLEEQAEIRSQFNALSVLRENEDDRAVVAQINRRADLDRDLLDELLRSQGYYDAEVASVLSGETGSDEIEVVFEIDAGPLYRFDSVRLPGLAGAGERTDELRAEYPVEADDPVDAADVNTAEANLTAELGNRGYPFAVVGEEEVVIDHSDRTATLTVPVDTGGERDFGSIRVLQGENEIFGADHVAEIARFEPGDLYSTAMVDDLRRALVQTGLVSRVQLTPVESNDPGLVDLAVEMEPAPPRTISGEIGYSTGEGARVEVGWEHRNFFRPEGALALRGIIGTDDQFASVSIRRSNFLNRDQLLTAQLFAGNTNRDAFDARTAGVTASFERISNQLWQKQWIWSVGVELLASDERDVVGATGLRARETFLIGALPLSIAYDGTGDLLNPNEGARLSAFISPELSFQDGTFGYARVQIDGSAYYALLDALTLAGRVRLGAIPGASTNNIAPSRRFYAGGGGSVRGYSYQSIGPRDANNDPVGGRSLVEFALEARYRFGDFGVVPFIDAGAIYTDLYPDFTNLRFGAGLGVRYYSSFGPIRLDVGTPINPQPGDPVIAIYVSLGQAF; via the coding sequence ATGACCGCCGCGATACTACCGGGCCGGGCATTTGTCGGTTCCCTGTTTATTTTGAGCATAGCGACTGTGCCATTTGTGGCGCACGCGCAGCTGGTTCCCGAACGGGCAACCGATGAGAGCGCAACCGGCGTGGATTTGCTCGAGATTCGGGATCGCAGTGCGGTGAGCACGGCAAATGGTTTTGATGAATCGGCGCCGATGACCGAGATCTCGGACTTTAGCGTTGCTTGGCCTGACATGGTCGATGGATCCGATGCGGTAACAGGTGGCGTCGATTCTGGTTCGATCAGTACGCAACAACGCTATTCGGTCTCTTTGCGCGGCCTCGATGGTCTAGAAGAGCAGGCCGAGATTCGATCACAGTTTAATGCTTTGTCTGTCCTGCGCGAAAATGAAGATGATCGCGCTGTGGTGGCGCAGATCAATCGGCGTGCTGATCTCGATCGCGATCTGCTGGATGAGCTTTTGCGGTCGCAAGGCTATTATGACGCTGAGGTCGCGTCGGTTTTGTCCGGTGAAACGGGAAGCGACGAGATCGAAGTCGTATTCGAGATCGATGCTGGGCCTCTCTATCGTTTCGATAGTGTGCGCTTGCCCGGGCTCGCGGGCGCCGGTGAACGGACCGACGAACTGCGTGCGGAGTATCCGGTGGAAGCCGATGATCCTGTCGATGCGGCGGACGTAAACACGGCGGAAGCCAACTTAACGGCCGAACTCGGCAATCGCGGCTATCCATTTGCCGTCGTCGGCGAAGAAGAAGTGGTCATCGATCATTCCGACCGAACGGCGACACTCACAGTACCGGTGGACACAGGCGGTGAGCGTGATTTCGGTTCGATTCGCGTTTTACAGGGTGAAAACGAGATATTTGGCGCCGATCATGTTGCCGAAATTGCCCGTTTTGAACCCGGCGATCTGTATTCGACAGCTATGGTCGATGATCTGCGCCGTGCGCTGGTTCAGACAGGTCTTGTGTCGCGCGTGCAGCTGACCCCAGTTGAATCGAACGATCCGGGGCTGGTCGACCTCGCAGTGGAAATGGAACCCGCACCGCCGCGAACTATCTCCGGGGAGATTGGCTACAGCACGGGTGAGGGCGCGCGTGTCGAAGTGGGTTGGGAACATCGCAACTTTTTCCGGCCCGAAGGCGCGCTGGCGCTGCGCGGCATTATCGGAACGGATGATCAATTTGCCAGCGTCAGCATCAGGCGCAGCAACTTCCTGAACCGCGACCAATTGCTCACTGCCCAGCTTTTTGCCGGGAATACGAACCGGGACGCATTTGACGCACGCACTGCAGGCGTCACCGCGAGCTTCGAGCGAATTTCAAACCAATTGTGGCAGAAACAATGGATCTGGTCTGTCGGAGTGGAGCTGCTGGCGTCAGATGAGCGTGACGTAGTCGGAGCGACCGGATTGCGAGCTCGCGAAACCTTCTTGATTGGAGCATTGCCGCTCAGCATTGCCTATGACGGTACGGGCGATCTCCTGAACCCGAATGAGGGCGCGCGCCTTTCGGCGTTTATCTCACCTGAACTCTCCTTCCAGGATGGTACATTCGGCTATGCACGAGTTCAGATTGATGGCAGCGCTTATTACGCATTGTTGGACGCTCTGACCCTGGCTGGGCGCGTTCGGCTTGGTGCGATCCCCGGCGCGTCGACCAATAATATTGCGCCGTCCCGGCGTTTCTATGCAGGCGGCGGTGGCTCTGTGCGCGGTTACAGCTATCAGTCGATCGGTCCGCGCGATGCAAATAATGATCCGGTAGGCGGTCGCAGTCTTGTCGAATTTGCCCTCGAAGCCCGATATCGTTTTGGCGATTTTGGCGTGGTGCCCTTTATCGATGCAGGTGCGATCTACACCGATCTCTATCCCGATTTCACCAATTTGCGCTTCGGAGCGGGGTTGGGCGTCCGCTACTATAGCAGCTTCGGGCCGATCCGGCTCGATGTCGGGACGCCAATCAATCCGCAACCCGGTGACCCTGTCATCGCGATCTATGTTTCGCTCGGACAGGCCTTCTGA
- a CDS encoding right-handed parallel beta-helix repeat-containing protein: MKRIALLTACVALAATAGAQRPAPFVIAETGEAFGDLDDAVRAIGNRQGTIRIAPGRYGDCAVQEAGIIAFVADQPGTAIFDGGTCEGKATLVLRGRAASVEGLTFTNISVSDGNGAGIRIEEGDLDVVDSLFTDSQSGILSAADPSSAIRIDRSTFRRLGKRPDGNGAHPVYIGYYGSLTVTNSRFEQGTGAHYLKSRAPIVQILNNSFDDSRGEQTNYHIDLSVGASGRIAGNTFVQGTDKENYATMIAVAPEGREHSSNGLVVENNRAWVSPGFRWSTVFVGDWSGENPVVRNNELGDQISSYDRR, encoded by the coding sequence ATGAAGCGAATTGCCCTGTTAACGGCCTGTGTCGCACTGGCAGCAACTGCGGGTGCTCAGCGCCCCGCCCCTTTTGTGATTGCCGAGACCGGCGAAGCGTTCGGCGATCTTGACGATGCGGTCCGCGCGATTGGGAACCGCCAAGGTACAATTCGGATAGCACCAGGCCGGTATGGCGACTGCGCGGTTCAGGAAGCCGGCATTATCGCTTTTGTCGCCGATCAGCCTGGAACGGCTATTTTTGACGGTGGCACATGCGAGGGTAAAGCGACCTTGGTGCTGCGCGGTCGCGCCGCGTCTGTTGAGGGCCTCACCTTTACCAATATCAGTGTCTCTGACGGCAATGGCGCTGGTATCCGTATTGAAGAAGGCGATCTCGACGTTGTCGATAGCCTGTTTACGGATTCACAGAGTGGCATCCTCTCCGCTGCCGATCCGTCATCGGCGATCCGCATTGATCGTTCGACTTTCCGTCGCCTTGGCAAACGACCGGACGGCAACGGCGCCCACCCGGTCTATATCGGTTATTATGGCAGCCTGACGGTCACCAATTCACGGTTTGAGCAAGGGACCGGCGCCCATTATCTGAAGAGTCGAGCCCCGATAGTTCAGATCCTCAACAACAGCTTTGACGATAGTCGCGGAGAACAGACCAACTATCATATCGATCTCTCGGTCGGAGCAAGCGGCCGGATCGCCGGAAACACATTTGTCCAAGGTACGGATAAAGAGAATTATGCAACCATGATCGCGGTTGCACCCGAAGGGCGTGAGCATAGCAGCAACGGATTGGTGGTTGAGAATAACCGCGCCTGGGTATCGCCCGGATTTCGTTGGAGCACCGTTTTCGTCGGCGATTGGAGTGGAGAAAACCCGGTCGTGCGCAACAATGAATTGGGCGACCAGATCAGCAGTTATGACCGGCGTTAG
- a CDS encoding asparagine synthase-related protein, with translation MTALFLSRDDPGRFAAHTMDAVRAEFAGHGFSEMEECLFPGWRLLHAPYVEGGPSNFVKKGNSFIGFAGSFAFDGKVGRAALNAALTELDPLSPDWSRTSGQFVMVIRKQGRSFLFTDWFAAFEIYHDREQSFFSTSLLAATSCLPELHFHSQAVYEHAFNIVSIGDDTVFSELKKLGPFAVIELCEDGSKRHHQDKPMPEGRIERDLASQLAAQHELLGKTVQPWVDQFGNQIFCPLSGGLDSRLVFALLRNQASQPSMYSYGEEDECDIIVARQICEALGIPIDVMDKEVYREIAIDDYPDQVERNFHDHDGLPNFGMIFDNGAGAYARSKRHADGALSVSGGCGEIFRNFFFLSDRPYSAADVTRAFFARFALGDVTDAFDEQEFLRGIEDKILSSIGRAGERGPLPRNALEWVYPAARCRAMFGHEISLEARYGAYLMPFLDHAVVAQAQSLPIKQKNAGRFEARLLATIDPELAGMPSCYGHDFLGEPGLRHRISEWSTRIRPIALRHKSYAIQRRLADRADEHGGLATEDYLSRVIDLEYPIMRRFFRVENIGDSAIMRRVANLEYFAEKLGSKLKA, from the coding sequence ATGACTGCGCTTTTTCTATCTCGAGACGATCCTGGGCGATTTGCCGCTCATACGATGGATGCCGTCCGTGCAGAATTTGCAGGTCATGGGTTCAGCGAGATGGAAGAGTGCCTCTTTCCGGGCTGGCGGCTATTGCACGCGCCCTATGTCGAAGGCGGGCCGAGCAATTTTGTAAAAAAAGGCAATAGTTTTATTGGCTTTGCGGGGAGTTTTGCTTTTGACGGGAAGGTTGGACGAGCGGCGCTGAATGCTGCGCTGACAGAGCTTGACCCGTTGTCACCGGATTGGAGTCGAACTAGCGGCCAGTTTGTGATGGTGATCCGCAAGCAGGGGCGGTCATTTCTGTTCACCGACTGGTTTGCTGCATTCGAGATCTATCATGATCGTGAACAGAGTTTTTTCTCGACGTCGCTATTGGCCGCGACTTCCTGTCTTCCAGAACTGCATTTCCATTCGCAGGCGGTGTACGAACACGCATTCAATATCGTGTCGATCGGCGATGACACGGTTTTCAGCGAGCTGAAAAAACTCGGCCCGTTCGCCGTTATCGAGCTGTGTGAAGACGGATCGAAACGCCATCATCAGGACAAACCCATGCCGGAGGGCCGGATCGAACGCGATCTGGCATCCCAGTTGGCAGCGCAGCATGAACTGTTGGGTAAGACGGTTCAGCCCTGGGTAGATCAGTTCGGAAACCAGATATTCTGCCCGCTATCCGGCGGATTGGATTCCCGGCTGGTTTTTGCACTGTTGCGCAATCAAGCCAGTCAGCCGTCGATGTACAGCTATGGCGAAGAGGATGAGTGCGATATCATCGTCGCGCGGCAGATTTGCGAGGCACTCGGTATCCCCATCGATGTGATGGACAAGGAAGTCTATCGCGAGATCGCGATCGATGATTATCCCGATCAGGTGGAACGCAATTTCCATGATCATGACGGACTGCCCAATTTCGGGATGATCTTCGATAATGGAGCTGGGGCATATGCCCGATCAAAACGGCATGCGGATGGTGCCCTCTCGGTGTCCGGCGGTTGTGGCGAGATATTCCGAAATTTCTTCTTCCTAAGCGACCGTCCCTATAGCGCAGCGGATGTAACACGCGCCTTTTTCGCTCGTTTCGCCCTTGGCGATGTGACGGATGCATTTGACGAACAGGAATTTTTGCGCGGCATTGAAGACAAGATCTTGTCTTCCATCGGACGGGCCGGTGAACGCGGGCCGCTGCCACGCAACGCATTGGAGTGGGTTTATCCGGCCGCACGCTGCCGCGCGATGTTCGGGCATGAGATTAGCCTCGAGGCACGATACGGTGCCTATCTGATGCCGTTTCTCGATCATGCGGTCGTTGCCCAGGCGCAATCGCTTCCGATTAAACAGAAAAATGCCGGCCGCTTTGAGGCTCGATTGCTAGCAACGATCGATCCCGAGCTGGCCGGGATGCCATCCTGTTACGGACATGATTTTCTCGGAGAGCCCGGGCTTCGCCACCGGATTAGTGAATGGTCCACCCGAATTCGGCCCATTGCGCTGCGCCACAAAAGCTATGCGATCCAACGTCGTCTCGCGGACCGCGCGGACGAGCATGGTGGGCTGGCGACTGAAGACTATCTCAGCCGGGTAATTGATCTTGAATATCCGATCATGCGGCGCTTTTTCCGCGTTGAGAATATCGGCGACAGCGCCATTATGCGGCGGGTCGCTAATCTAGAATATTTCGCTGAAAAACTTGGCTCTAAGCTAAAAGCCTAA
- a CDS encoding translocation/assembly module TamB domain-containing protein, which yields MAATATNPEAVDVDFVSATSRRRRLTRYTLFGFVGLLALLFVTLFALDTPPGRRFLIDRIEGLEPANGLRIRIGRIDGSIYGAMTISDLRLYDPDGLFFEAPELNLDWQPLMYVFDNQLEIGSLTSDLVILHRVPSLLPSEEEDQPILPSFDISIDRIDFERFRFEEAIAGERQHAAIGGTVEIHTGRAQIELNAQGLDSGERLALLLDAEPDGDVFDLDVELIAPNDGILAGFTGIERSLVIDIAGSGTWQSWDGRAQVDSGDARVIDLNLEAADGNFVLGGVVRSTDLLDPGVARRLTAPEMTLSARAVFEDRRLAGDFDIRSPAAIIEGRGVFDLAASGFEDFTSDIRLLDPSALLSDMRGQNVRMRIALDGPFSNADFRYELTAPSAVISGASFDALRIAGRGQWGDTPFALPVSATANRITGINGTIDQILSNVALDGDLLITSDQLVGDNLALRSDRLTGDLAVLYDFATGNYAVGLDGDVDRFELPGLGVFAINSQIEIVPAPNGGFQIAGRARAVTPQLDNEFFQSLAAGQTTANAGISYGPDGRFIFSDFEVSAPALNFAGDGYLDSEGNLFVAGSGEQAQYGPVTLTAQGEPSRPRVELALASPVPNAGVVNVEALLDPNEAGFSYLASGQSMAGPFTSVGQLQLPDDAPAAVSVGEFRVADTVTEGRFAFRDGGMVGALDLEGDGVSGDIELSMDGGEQLVVVDIDAENGQLGGEIDATMRQALFDLRWRPLAEAPTLQASLELNGFERRGLSLPRFGGDLALVDGVGAADTTVDGGRSRNFDFEARAEISPVSISVEGEGQFRGEPIEVTPLLLRKEEEGWVLEESTISYRGGQANIAGRFMNTSTSVDASLSSVPLAVVDIFYPDTGLAGTATGSLGYLQFAGETIPTIDAELRLRDLTREGFALRPRPVNLGINSRLANGRFDTRAVMESDGEQIMRFQSRFDDMAGSGNFGDILARAPLFAELQYRGPAETLWQLTGNEVLSLSGPLYADLDIGGTLDHADVDGVLQVRDGRLESALTGTVIEGVSTDGIFLINERTTTSGIVRQSRLEFSELAGTTPGGGSVSGRAEFDLDLATGLGMEIELLAERAWLIRRDDISAQVSGPLSIRLRTPEGSVAGSADARPVGTIAGDFTMARGEFMLGQAAPELVVPQLNVTEINRRIDDRGPPVAPVNWTLDVDVTARNRFMVRGLGLNSEWGADLQVRGPLDAFQILGEMNLVRGDYQFAGRQFELDRGRIEFYGNQPVDPGLDIVAEADVEGLDATINIGGSGNSPEISFTSVPALEQSELLSRLLFGTSITDLSAPEAIQLGAALASLQAGGNGLNPINAVRDAIGLDRLRILPADPAVGRGTAVAAGFYVSRNLFVEVITDGQGYSATETEFRVTRWLSLLSSISTLGRVDANLQISRDY from the coding sequence ATGGCCGCAACAGCAACCAATCCGGAGGCGGTAGATGTCGATTTTGTCTCCGCTACGTCGCGGCGACGGCGTCTAACCCGCTACACCCTGTTTGGCTTTGTCGGATTGCTCGCACTGCTCTTCGTCACACTATTTGCGTTGGATACGCCGCCCGGTCGCCGCTTCCTGATCGATCGGATTGAGGGTTTGGAGCCTGCCAACGGACTGCGCATTCGTATCGGTCGTATTGATGGTTCGATTTATGGCGCAATGACGATCTCAGATCTGAGGCTCTATGATCCAGACGGTCTGTTCTTCGAAGCCCCTGAGCTGAACCTTGACTGGCAGCCGCTCATGTACGTGTTCGACAATCAGCTGGAGATTGGCAGTCTAACCTCCGATCTCGTGATCCTGCATCGCGTGCCGTCACTCCTTCCATCCGAAGAGGAAGATCAGCCGATCCTTCCGAGTTTTGATATCTCGATTGACCGGATCGACTTTGAACGGTTCCGATTTGAAGAGGCGATTGCAGGGGAACGCCAACATGCGGCGATTGGCGGGACTGTGGAGATCCATACCGGACGCGCGCAGATCGAGCTTAATGCCCAAGGGCTGGACAGCGGCGAGCGACTGGCGCTGTTGCTTGATGCCGAACCGGATGGCGATGTCTTCGATCTCGATGTCGAACTTATTGCTCCGAATGATGGAATCCTGGCGGGGTTTACGGGGATTGAGCGCTCGCTGGTCATCGATATTGCAGGCAGTGGTACCTGGCAGTCCTGGGACGGACGGGCGCAGGTGGATAGCGGCGATGCGCGGGTGATTGATCTCAATCTGGAAGCTGCCGACGGGAATTTCGTTCTCGGCGGTGTGGTCCGGTCCACGGACTTGCTTGACCCAGGTGTAGCGCGACGCCTGACTGCTCCGGAAATGACGCTGAGTGCGCGCGCGGTTTTCGAGGATCGGCGCCTTGCCGGCGATTTCGATATCCGATCTCCGGCTGCGATCATTGAAGGGCGCGGTGTTTTCGATCTTGCCGCAAGCGGCTTCGAAGATTTCACCAGCGATATCCGTTTGCTCGACCCCTCGGCCTTGCTGAGCGATATGCGCGGGCAGAATGTTCGCATGCGGATTGCATTGGACGGTCCATTTTCGAATGCCGATTTCCGGTATGAGCTGACCGCGCCAAGTGCGGTGATCAGCGGCGCGAGCTTCGATGCTCTGCGCATCGCGGGCCGCGGGCAATGGGGCGACACGCCGTTCGCCCTGCCGGTCTCGGCAACCGCAAATCGAATAACCGGGATCAACGGCACGATCGATCAAATATTGAGCAATGTGGCGCTCGACGGCGATTTGCTGATTACCAGCGATCAATTGGTTGGCGATAATCTGGCATTGCGCTCCGATCGCCTGACTGGCGATCTCGCCGTGCTCTATGATTTTGCTACCGGCAATTATGCAGTCGGCCTCGATGGCGATGTTGATCGCTTCGAACTGCCGGGCCTTGGCGTGTTCGCTATCAACTCGCAGATTGAGATCGTGCCTGCGCCTAACGGCGGTTTTCAGATTGCTGGCCGCGCGCGTGCGGTCACACCGCAACTCGATAATGAGTTTTTCCAGTCGCTCGCCGCTGGGCAGACCACAGCCAATGCCGGCATCTCTTATGGCCCCGATGGGCGTTTCATCTTTTCCGATTTTGAGGTGAGTGCTCCGGCGCTCAATTTTGCTGGCGACGGCTATCTCGATAGCGAGGGCAACCTGTTTGTGGCTGGTTCGGGCGAGCAAGCGCAATATGGTCCGGTCACGCTCACGGCACAGGGCGAGCCATCGCGTCCGCGGGTAGAATTGGCGCTCGCCAGTCCGGTCCCAAATGCGGGTGTCGTTAATGTAGAGGCTCTGCTGGATCCCAATGAAGCCGGCTTTAGCTATTTGGCCAGCGGCCAGTCGATGGCCGGACCTTTCACATCTGTAGGACAGCTGCAATTGCCAGATGATGCGCCGGCCGCCGTTAGTGTGGGAGAGTTTCGCGTCGCTGATACCGTGACAGAGGGTCGGTTCGCATTTCGGGATGGCGGAATGGTCGGCGCTCTGGACCTCGAAGGCGATGGGGTGTCCGGCGATATCGAGCTGAGCATGGATGGCGGCGAGCAGCTGGTGGTGGTGGATATTGATGCCGAGAACGGGCAATTGGGCGGAGAGATTGATGCGACGATGCGCCAAGCCCTGTTCGATCTGCGTTGGCGCCCGCTTGCCGAAGCACCAACCTTGCAGGCCAGTCTTGAATTGAATGGATTTGAACGTCGCGGCCTGTCGCTACCCCGTTTTGGTGGCGATCTGGCGCTGGTCGACGGAGTTGGCGCAGCCGACACAACGGTTGACGGCGGCCGCAGTCGCAATTTCGATTTCGAAGCTCGCGCCGAGATCAGTCCAGTCTCCATTTCGGTCGAAGGCGAGGGACAATTCCGGGGAGAGCCCATTGAAGTGACGCCGCTCCTGCTTCGCAAGGAGGAAGAGGGTTGGGTCCTGGAAGAAAGCACGATCAGCTATCGGGGAGGGCAAGCGAATATCGCCGGTCGCTTCATGAACACGAGCACGTCGGTTGATGCCTCCCTGTCCAGTGTGCCTCTGGCGGTGGTCGACATATTCTATCCCGATACGGGTCTTGCTGGCACGGCCACCGGTTCACTGGGCTATCTGCAATTTGCCGGAGAAACGATTCCAACTATCGACGCGGAATTGCGCCTGCGCGACCTGACCCGTGAGGGCTTTGCGCTGCGTCCGCGTCCTGTAAATCTTGGTATTAACTCGCGTCTCGCCAATGGTCGCTTCGATACGCGTGCCGTCATGGAGAGCGACGGCGAGCAAATCATGCGGTTCCAGTCGCGCTTCGACGATATGGCGGGTAGCGGGAATTTCGGAGATATTCTTGCCCGCGCGCCATTGTTCGCTGAGCTGCAATATCGCGGCCCTGCAGAAACTCTCTGGCAGCTGACGGGCAATGAAGTTTTGAGCCTATCAGGCCCGCTCTATGCTGATCTCGATATTGGCGGAACACTCGACCACGCGGATGTAGACGGCGTCCTGCAGGTTCGCGATGGCCGTCTCGAAAGCGCGTTGACCGGTACGGTGATCGAAGGCGTTTCGACGGACGGGATCTTCCTGATCAATGAGCGCACGACCACGAGCGGCATTGTGCGCCAATCCCGTCTGGAATTCTCGGAGCTAGCTGGCACGACACCTGGTGGCGGCTCAGTATCGGGCCGCGCTGAATTTGATCTCGATTTGGCGACCGGGCTCGGTATGGAGATCGAGTTGCTGGCCGAGCGGGCCTGGCTGATCCGTCGCGACGATATCTCTGCTCAGGTCAGCGGACCCCTCTCAATCAGGTTGCGGACTCCCGAAGGCAGCGTGGCCGGCTCCGCTGACGCTCGGCCTGTCGGGACCATTGCTGGCGATTTCACTATGGCACGGGGTGAATTCATGCTGGGCCAGGCGGCTCCAGAGCTTGTCGTTCCCCAGCTCAACGTGACGGAGATCAACAGGCGAATTGACGATCGTGGTCCGCCTGTTGCGCCCGTTAACTGGACGCTTGATGTCGATGTAACCGCGCGCAACCGCTTCATGGTTCGCGGTCTTGGCCTGAACAGCGAATGGGGTGCTGATCTCCAGGTGCGCGGTCCGCTGGACGCATTTCAGATACTGGGCGAGATGAACCTGGTTCGCGGCGATTATCAATTTGCCGGACGGCAGTTCGAGCTCGATCGCGGTCGGATTGAGTTTTACGGCAATCAGCCTGTTGATCCGGGCCTTGATATTGTTGCGGAAGCCGACGTCGAAGGGCTGGATGCGACAATCAATATCGGTGGTAGCGGCAACAGCCCAGAGATCAGTTTTACGAGCGTTCCGGCACTTGAACAGAGCGAGCTGTTGAGCCGGCTTTTGTTCGGTACATCAATCACCGATCTTTCTGCACCTGAAGCGATCCAGCTCGGTGCGGCGCTCGCATCGTTGCAAGCTGGCGGCAATGGTCTCAACCCAATCAATGCAGTCCGTGATGCCATTGGCCTTGATCGGCTCCGTATCCTGCCAGCGGATCCAGCCGTTGGTCGCGGTACGGCGGTCGCGGCTGGCTTTTATGTATCGCGGAACCTGTTCGTTGAGGTGATTACGGACGGGCAAGGCTATTCGGCTACTGAGACAGAATTCCGCGTCACGCGCTGGCTTTCCTTGCTCTCGAGCATATCGACGCTCGGCCGTGTCGACGCGAACCTACAGATCAGCCGGGATTATTAG